Below is a window of Wenzhouxiangella sp. XN201 DNA.
CTACGCTGATCCCCTAAATCACTGAGAATCGGACCGATTCGAGGTTAACTCGGGGTTGGAACACTTTATGCATGTAGACAGTGGAGCCAGTTGGCTTTAAAGTGCAGCAGGTCCAACCTGCAATTGATGGGTTGGCTTGTGTATTTGCAGGTAAAACTTCAGGAGTGATTCTATGAACACCATGCGCAAACAATCCGGTTTCACGCTCATCGAACTGATGATCGTGATTGCTATCATCGCGATCCTCATGGCGATTGCCGTGCCCGCGTACCAGGACTACTCGATTCGCACCAAGGTTTCTGAGGCCGTCAGCGTGACTGGGGGCGCCAAGCTGGCCGTTGCTGAAACCTACCAGTCACTTGGTCGTTTTGCGACTGCCCAGGCTTCGTATGGCTGGGACTTCGCTGCCTCTGACTATGTTGCAAGCTCTACGATTGCGCCCTCTACTGGCGTAATTACCGTGACGACGCAGAACACCGGTGCTAGCACTGATCCAGTGCTCACTTTTACGCCTGAAACGGGCGCGGGTCGAATTGATTGGGATTGTGCTGCCACTGCTGGTGAAGACAAGCATATCCCCGCTGAATGCCGCTAAAAGCTACTCAATAGCGGACTATCAACACTTAGAGCCCCTGCACTCGCAGGGGCTTTTTTCATCTGGCCCTCAAAGAAGTCTGCAAGGTCTAGCCACAGCTTTCGTGTAACGGGATTTCTTGGAGGCTCTGAGCGCATCATTTCGACAAGTTGGTGGATTCCCTGCCTATTCCCGTTTGCCGAATGAATGTTGAAGATTGTCCTAGCTGCAGACGGATCGTGTCGGATCTCAATGGCCCGCATAAGGTGGTCCACTGCCGAACCGCTGATACCAGTAGCAATATCCAGTCGAGCCGTTAGTTTATGAAGCGCATGCCGTGCTGACCTGGACGCTGCGTAACCATCATTCTCAAATGGGGCTACCGTAATTCGTCTCAAATCTTCAAGTTCAAGCAGATCGCAGTCCCCACTTAGGTGGGTATCAGCCAGTTTTTCAATTGCGTCGGTATAGGCGTGGGTGAATTCGCCCGACTGGATTCGTGAAACCAAATTACCAATGTCTATATCAAGTACAGGTCTCTGCCTGAAAATACAATGAAGCGCTAATCGTTGCACTTCATAGAGATAGCCTTGATCCGGATCACTTGACTTCCTCTTCAGAAGCTTTAATGCAGCCGGGTAGTCATTTTCATCAACATACTGTTCCAGAAGAAATCCTGTCGCACGTGGAGACTCAGGTTGTTGTCCATACCATATCTCTGCCGCCAGTCTCGGCTTTCCCCAGATAGATGAAGTATTGAATAAAACGAATGCCAGAATAAGAAAATATCCAGAAAATCCGAAAATTGCAGCCTTTTGAAATCTCAACCAGGATGCGTGGATCGCCCATCCCAACAAAATCGCCAAACCGATTAGCGGCACGTAACTCCTATGCGAGAAATAAAGTTCAAGGGGAATCGTGCTTGACTCTATGGATTGCGCTATTAGATACCAGAACACGCCAAAGGCGAGGAATGGAACTGCCTTTCTCAGCCAAATGGCGAGGACACTGACCAAAATCCAAGCACTCAGGCTAATTGCCACCTTGGGCTCAAAAAGAGATTTGCTCGCGGAAACGGAATCATAAAACGCGTGTATGTTGAGGGCTGAGGGTAAAAAAGCTTGCCGAATGTAGTCCCATAGCACCCAAGATTGCGTGAGCAATCTTTCACTGCCGCTGAACCCCCGAAAGTCGATAGCCGGCTGAGTGTAGGGAAGCCTGAACGCCAGATATGAAAATATGAGTACTGTCGGGAGCGCTAGGAATAGCGCGATCCATGTTCTCCATAAGAGCCTTTGGTTATCAAATGGACGCTTGAGCAAGGTCAGTTCCATAACCAGCGTAAGCGCAGGTAGAACAGCCGCGTTCTCCTTAGTGAATACGCCGAGTAGGCCAGCAAAAAAGAGCCAGGTAGTCATCAGCGTCAAGCGGAATATGGGGGAAACGCTCGAAGCGCTTCTGGAGTACAGATAACCAGTAATGCCGAGTAACACGAATGTGGTGCTTAACAGGGTCATTCGTTGAATAACTAGAAGTACCGTGGCGGCATGTATTGGAAGTATGGTCCAAAGAATTGCTGCCACAAGCGCAACCCACTGGCTTTGCGAGCTGTCAACATCTGCCGCCTGCAACAATTTCCTGGTAAAGAAAAATACAAGGATGCCGTTTATCAGATGGATCAGAATATTCGTTCGAAGGAATGTATGAGTGTCATCTGGATATGAGTCGGACTCCAGCAAAAAGCTCGCCAGCGCGACTGGGCGACCAAGTGGCCCTGACTCATTGGTTGATGCGAAAAGGAGTGCCGACGTAAAATCCTTGACATCTTCCAAGCCTTCCAGATTGGGTCTGTCGTCGAAGTGAAATGTGCCTCCAAGGCCGGGTAAGTACAATGCTCCTGTTAAGAGAATTCCGAAAATGGCGAAGCATAAAACACCCCAACTCAGCGAGTCGTAAGTGGATAAGGAATTTGAATTAGACATTCTTGATTATTGCGTTGGGCGGTTGTAGTGGAAATTGGGGGTTATGGTCCGCTCACCTGCTTATTAGGTAAAGTTTTCCTGTTTGCGAAATTATGAACGGAGTACGGTCGGAATGTCCAGTTCGCTAGGAAGTACACCCACATTTAGGATCCACATTCAGGTGGAGGTGTTAACAACAGGACCACCACAAGCCGCCGTCTGATCGGGCCATCGAGTCGACGGGATCCGCCCTGAGGTGGCCTCATGCTGAGGTTCAGAGGTGTCTCTAAAGCAGACGAAGTCCACTTTGTCCGCGGCTCTGTATTTGAAATCGGAGAAGACGGCCTGAGCGCTCGAAAGCAAATGTTTTACCGCTGGAATCGAAATGAATGGGAGAGTGATTTTACCCAACGCTATTCAAGGTAGTCGTTATAATGTTTAGCCCTCTCCTCGCTGGGCACCCTGAAGTTTAGACTCAGGGAGTCTTGTCAGCAAATCATCTACGATGATGTCGACCGGGTATTGGGGCGGCAGCTTTATGGTTTGTCGTGACGGATCGGTGTCGACGGTTTCGACTGCCCGTGTAATGCATTCGGGGTCAAAACGGCTGAGTACTACGTTAGAATCCAACCCTTCTTGCCTTTCAGTGGCCATTCGCATCAGCAGCGTCGGGATGCCGAGATAGGATAGTTCCTCCTGATTGCTTCCACCGTCGGTGATCACCAGTCGCGAGTGTGCTATTAGCTGCATAAATGGGACATAGGTCATGCGCGAATGTAATTCGATGTTCGGATTTCGCTGCAGATCCTCTAGGCTGTTCAACTCGCTGAGACGCTTTTTGGTTGTGGGGTGCAGGACGAAGACTACGTTCAATCGTTGTGCCAGCCTATCAACAGTATCCAGAATGACCCTCATGCGTTCTCGGGAGTAGAGGTTTTCAAACCTGTGAACGGAAACTACGGCGTATGGGATGTCACTATCGCTGCGAGCGGTATGCGGTCTATCCAGCGCGATGCGTAGCGCGTCAAGGATTGTGTTCGCCTGGGTGTCTACGATAACAACCCGCCGGCGGTTAATATTTCTGCATGCCCAGGTACCCGGGCAATAAGCGATGTCGGCAACGCCCAGGACGAGAAGACGCGTGATTTCTTCGGGGAACGGATGGCGCCAGTTGAAGGAACGCAGGCCACTCTCGACATGGGCAACTGTGGTGCCGGTGATACGGCCGACGAATGCGGCAAGTAGTGTCGTGAAGGTATCGCCGTGTGCCAACACCACGGTATGTTTCCTGGGGCTGGGCGCCCAGCTCGCTCGCCGTCGCCATAGGCGCCAGGCCGTACGGACCAGCCAAAATGTAGCCTGGGCTATGCCCTTAATCTCCCGCCCTTCATACAGGGCCTCCCGGGGCGTAGTGATGCCGAATTCGTCGAGCAACTCGTCGATGGTCTCCTGATGTTGCCCGGTCATCAGTAGTCGATAGGGAATGTGACGGTGTTCAAACGAGGCAAGAAGGGGAGCCATCTTGATTACCTGGGCCCGCGTTCCGAGGATGGCGACGATGCGCGGCTTCTGGCATGGACTGACTGACATCGATCCCTGCTTCCTGACCTATTGAGAAGAGCTTATGCCCGGCCGATAGCGTACCATGGCGAATGTACCTAGGCCGCCACAGACCGGGGCAGTGATATGGAGGAAATGCCAACTTGCCGGGCAATAAGGAGCGTGGAGGGACACCGAGCATGAGGCAGTGGCAAGGTGAAAGTCTGGCTGCGCAGTTGCTTCGGGGCGGCGCCGGAAGTCTGCTGGCTCGGGTGTCCGAAGTCTTGCTGGGACTCGTGGTGGTCGTATTGCTCGCACGTCTGCTGGGTCCGGCGGGTTACGGTGTATATGCATTCGTCTTTGCCCTGATTGCAGTTGTTTCTGTACCTGTTCGGCTAGGGCTTCCTTCATTGGTTGTGCGAGAAACGGTTCGCGGTCAACGCAACGGTGATTGGGGGGCTGTACGAGGGGTCTGGTGCTGGGCAAATGGTGTGGTCTTGGCGCTTTCGCTGTTTGTCGCCTTAGTCGGACTATTGGGTGTGTGGGCAGGCTGGGCAAAGGGCGAAACCCTCAGGGAAGCACTGCCATGGGGGTTTGCGCTGATACCCGTGATGGCGTTGGGGGCCATTAGGTCGGCCAGCTTGCGCGGGTTACGCCATACATTGGCTGGCGTGATTCCGGAACAGGTTCTGCGACCTACGCTTATGGTGGTGTTGCTTGCAGCGGTGATGATTTTATCGGATGAGGGGCTTTCTCCAGACGGCGCAATGGCGCTCATGTTCATTGTATCGTTGATGGCATTTCTGGTAGGCGCTTTGTTGCTGCGGCGCTACCGTCCGTGGCCAATACAGCTGGCCAAGCCTGTTTATCACCATGGGGCCTGGTTGAGATCGTCCTGGCCCATGGCTTTCACCGAGGGGGCCGAGCAGTTCATGCGTCATGCCGATGTGCTCATGTTGGGGTTGATGGCGGCCACGGTGGATGTCGGGGTCTATCGATTGGCGGCGCAAGGGGCGTTGATTGTTTCGCTTGCGCTGCTTGCATTAAATACGGCAGCGGCACCGTTCGTAGCTAAGCTTTATGCACAAGGCGACTATGTAAAGTTACAGAGGCTCGTGACCCGACTGGCCCAGGCAGCGCTGGTCTTCGCTTTGCTAATCTGCCTAGGATTTATTTTATCTGGTGACTGGCTTCTTAGTACGTTTTTTGGCGAGGGCTATGCGTCCGCCTTGTGGCCATTACTCATTCTTGGGGTGGGCCAAGTTGCGAATGCTGGATTTGGTGCCACCGGCATGGTTTTGAATATGACTGGTCATGAGCGTGAAGTTAGCCGGGCTGTAGCTGTAGCCGCCGTTGTCAACATTGTGCTCAATCTGTTGCTGATTCCACCGTTAGGTGTGATCGGCGCAGCGATTGCTACCAGTATGAGTTTGGTGTTCTGGAATGTCTGGCTGTGGCTCGTGGCGCGCTGGCGGCTAAAGATTCGTTGTTCGGCTTTCTGACATGTTTCGGCATTGGGGTAAAACGGGCTCAGGGTGTTTGGCTCTCTGGCAGCGTAGCGTTAATGAACTCGCCACCAGGCCCCAATGTTCGTAAAGGGTGCTTATCCTGAAGTTCGCCTGTAGTATGTTGCACATCGAGTGGATTTGGTAACTGCAGGTTGAGTTTTGAATTCCCAAGCGATATTTCGTTTTGATGTGGATACTGAGCTTTGCCTTCGCGAAGGGGTGGAGCCGTTGTGTGAGATCGCGGAACGGCATGGCGTATCGCTGACTTTTTTCGTCAATCCTGGACGGGCGATCGATCGCGCACTCCTGCTGCGAGAGACACTAGCCAGGATGGCAGTACGCGGAAAGAGCCAGCGTGCACCGGCATTTGGTTCGGTGAAGAAGCTGGGGCTTGGCGAAACCTTGTATCTGCTGGCGAGAAACCCGCGCACTCTTCCGGTACAGGCGGCAATGGTGCGCCGAATAATCGACGGTGGCCACGAGGTGGGCCTGCACGGAGGGCACAACCACGCCACCTGGCAGCGTCATGCTTGCCAATGGAGCCGGCATCGGGTTGCCGCGGAGGTGGCCTGGGGCAAGGCTTGCCTGGAGGAGGCGGCTGGTTGGGCCGTCACTTCGTTTGCCTCACCGGGGTGGACGTCCCCCCCCTGTTTGGCGGATACTCTCGCCTCTCAGGGGTTTGTCGTGATCGCGGATACCCGGGACGAGCGTGGGGTGCCCGAGAAGCTAAGGACACCTTCCGGTGACATTGCTTCCGTGCCCAACACCCTTGCCGGAGAGCCCGGTGGGGCAGGGTATCTGGAGAGCCATAAGGCGGCGGGTCTAACGGACGAAGCCGCGCTGGAAGAACTCGACAAAACGCTCGTCGATCGACGGCCCTACCTGTGCTTGTATGACCACCCCTTTTACTCGGGGCGTCACGCTGCCGGGCTCTTCGAGCGGATCGTTGAGCTGGTCCTCGAACGGGGCTACGAAGTGGTCACCTGTGCGGAAGCCGGACATCGCCTCCTCGCGAATGGCCGTCAGTCATAGCCCAGTCGCCGGGCCGTGCTCCGGATGGAGGGTAGGGCCTCATCGACAGTGATCGCGAGCTTTTCGGGCGGCTGATGCTTGCCTTCGGCATTAACGATTGGGACCGCCCTTGCAAAGGCTTCCAGATACTCTGACCACGGAAGTTCCAAGAACGTTGCGATCTGTTCGATGGTCTCTCGTGGCCGCGCGTTGAGATCTTCGAGGCGAATGCGCAGGAAGCGCTTGTCCGGCGTGCGGGACTCCAGCCCAAGAATGCCTTCCTGCATCGCGCGCCACTGAAACGCCACCACCTCGGCCAAGGGGCGATCGCGCATGTACTGCCAGCCCGGTGGCAGCGGAAAGTTCCAGTGAGTGAATGGGTAGTCGGGAATGGATAGTTGCTGCGGGAGCTTCCAAGTAAAGAATCGGTCGGGGTTGAGCCACCCGCTCACCATGGAGCGCATCGTATCGGCGGGATCCCGCACGATATGGATATACCGGGCATCCGGGAAGACTATCTCCAGCAGTTCCGGCCACAGGCTGCTGTGCACGCACTTATCCACCAGCCGGGATTCTAGTGTGGAGCGCCAGCGCAATCCCCGGGCCATGACCAGGGCGCGATAACCGGGACGTAGCACCCAACGGGAGAGAATCGGGTTCTGCTGTTTCGTGACGATATCGTGGGCGTCCGCCCGTCTCCAGGTATCGGCGGGCAGAGCGAGCCTGGCCAGCTGACGGTGCAGCCTGTCGATGTCCCCGGAATTGATATCTCCTGGCGCCCTCTCGCCGGTCCAGCCATGTTTGGATGGCTCTGTCAGTGGCTCCCATACGGGTCTCGATTCACTGGCCGTCGAGACAAAGCCCGGTTGTCCACGCAGGATGCGATGTAATAGGGATGTGCCGGATCGTGGCGCGCCAAGAATCATCACGGGGGCATGAAAACGCAGTTGATTAGCCACTTAATTCTGGATCCTTAGTCCTTAAAATATCGGTGAACCTGAAAGGTGCGACGACCGACCTCAAAAGCCATCCGGCTTCGTCTCATCGCGCTCAAGGCAGCCTGTAGGCCACTATGTCCCTCTAGGCGAACATTGCGACTCGTGCGGATGAAACGATCACGATCCCCGGTGCTTAGAAACTGTAGGGCATAGTTGAGCCGGACGTAGGAAAGGCGTTGGTCCAGAGCGCGCTCCGGGATACCCTTCATGCCTCGCAGCTTCTCAACGAAGTACAGCATTCGCTTTAGCCGCTCCTCGAGCGCTTCACCGCGCGAGTTCCGGAACGAATTAGTGTAAGAACCGGGTACGTCTCTACGATAAACCGACATCGCATCCGGCAAATATAAAACACCTTTGCGCCCCAGGATGGCTTCGATGAAGAAATCGCCAACAGGAAGTCCAGGGTCATTGAAGAACCAGTCTGGCAGGCTCTGAGCGGCATTTGCCCGCATCAGCATGGAAGCGGTCGGTGCAAATTGGTTGTGGCGCGCAATGATTGTTTCTGGTTGAACTATACGTTCCTTGGGACCGTAGTAAAAATGCCTCTTCTGCTTTCCGCTGCGTACGGATAGGCGCAGGGCCGAGTGGACGCACAGATCCACCTCCGGGTATCGACGCAGAGCATCGACCTGTCTCTGCAGTTTATAGGGGCAGCACCAGTAGTCATCGCCCTCGCATAGGGCGATAAACTCCCCATTTGCATGAGGAAACGTGAAGCGTGATGGGCGCATGTCTCGTTTAAATTGATTAGTCTCTTGGAGGATGGGGTGTATTTGCCCTGAGTGTTTAATGGCTAAGTCGCGAACGGCGGCTGCCGTACCATCCGTCGACGCATCGTCATGCACGATGACTTCTACAGGAAAATCCGTCTTCTGAATCAGCATGCTTTCCAGCGCCTGACCAATAAACGGCTCATGATTGTAGGTGTGGCAGAGTATTGAGACGGTGGGTGTCCGTCCTTTCATAGCTGCCCCAATAGTATTCTTAGCCATCTTGGAAGACTCTCCAATGTGCTGTACCTTGTATGTACAAACATCATTACCTACATTCCTACCAAAAAAATTGGATTAGTCATTTTGAGCTGGTCGCGATAGGGTCGAGGATTCAAATCAGGCAGGGCGTAAGTACACCACTGACAGTCTGACCTCGAAAACCTGACTGGAAACTACCTGTGGATGACTAATGCCGCTTAACGGGCGCGCAATTTTAGCTTCATTGAGTTGTATTTTATCCTTTTAAATCCGAAGCTTTGATAAAAGCTGATTGCCTTTGCGTTACAGGGGGCCACCTCGAGGCAAATTGATTGCATTCCGTCGAGCTTGCATTCCAGGATCACCGCATCCAGTAGATCTGAGGCAAGTGACGTTCCCCGGTACTGCTCTGTCACAGCAATTGAAGAAATAAATGCAAATCTTTCCTGTATGTCATTCGAATAAAAAGCAGCGTGGCCAACATCTGCATTCCCGGTGGACGCGAATAAATTTTTTGCGTAACGTGAAAGTTTCCTTGAGTATTCGTCCAAATTAACTCGTGAACTCAAAGGAGGCGTGAAGTCATGATCCAAAGCACTAAGGAAACGTAGTATGCGTTCGGCAGACTGATCCTGAACTATCACCAAGCCTTTCATAACAATCGAAAAGCGGGGAGGAGAGCCTTGGTGCCATTGATGCCATTGAACATAATTGTATCAATTATGGAGAGATTGCGAACATAGGCCGAGTTCAACTGTTTATAGCTGACTTCGCCCACTTCATGAAATATTAGCGCTATTCCATCTGCCTCAAACGCTTCCCGATTGTATAATTCTTTCCCTCCGATCGGATTGAGGTATTCATCTGCCCCGACTTTTCTACATATTTCTATAACGCGGCTTTGCCCTTTGAGGTGCTTTGTACTACCGATGTTCGACGACGTTACTATGTTTGACGTTATATCAAGCACAGATTTAATAACGTGTATAGAGTGAAGTAAGAAAGTGAAGAGGTTTTGTGATTCGCATTGAATGCAGCGGTTGAATACTGTCATTCCCTCATTGAAAAAAGGGGCCGTTGCATAAGCTCCTTTAATCTTATTGTAGAGCTTTTGCTTATCTCGTGGCCAATTGGTAGAGATTTCTCTATCACGTACATCTAGGTAGTCTGAGTCTTTTTTTAAAGGCAGAGTAAAAAAGCGGTCTTTGCCATTATTCAGATATCTGTTTCTATGTATCCATCCCTTCTTTGTAAACTGGATGTCATCATAAACTACAAATGTGTCAACATAGTTCATGATTTGCCAGTATCCCAAATAGGGGAGAAAGTATGGCTGCATGATTGCTACTCGGCAATTATGCTGCATTTCAGAGTCTCTTTAGTAGTTCGAAGTTCAGTTCCGCCTGTTTTTTGACCGCTGGTATATGAAATTCTAAGAACTCCCTGTATTCGATGACATTTCTCCAGCAATCTTGGATCTTTGTCTTGATGTCATTAGGTGATGAGGGGTCTGCCAAATAGTCCTCAACGCCTGCTACCATCGCAAACCCTCTTAGCTTGTGAGCTTTGGGTTCGTGTCCATAGTCAATGATAACCGTTGGAACGTGCTGCGAAATGGCTGCTACAGCTGCATGTACCCGTCCGCTTACAAGCATATCCATCGATCCTATAATTGCCTTTGTGTCCCAGGCACTATAGATGCCGTCTAACGTAATCACGTTCTTCGCTATTCCTCTCCGTCTTAGAATCTTTTGGAGGGTTTTGATAATCGGATAGTCTCGACCATGTTTGAGTTCAAAAGTGGACGGAGGCGGATCAAATCCATTTGAGTGAGAAAATAGGCAAACTTTAGCACCTAGAACTGCGTCCAAGTGCTCGATTGATTCGACGAAGGTTTGGTAGTCCTCATCTTGGCGTGGCCACTTGTCGAAGGGGCCTTCTTCAAAATTCCAGCCACAGATTGTAAAACCAACTATTGGCGCCTGGTTATCATCATTGGTATTCTGGAGACCTTTGACAATTTTTTCCACTTTATCCTTTTTTGCCGGATTGAAGATAAAGGCGGGGCATGCGGTCGTCCGAGTTCTAGAGCAATCAAAGCCTTCGTCGTGTAGCAGTTTTGTACTAAGGGGCTCGCGGTTTGTTACTAGGTCAAATGATGCGTAAACGCGTTTTGCAAGATTCTTTAGCTTCTCGTCTCCAAACGGGCCTGGTGATCCAGCTAACATGGCTGTCTTCTTATTCATCAATTGAGCTGTTTGGTCTTTTAAGAGACCAACTTCAAACCTGTCTGGGCTAATCAGATTGGCGTTATCGCCCCATATGTCACCGCTGAAGTCAATGACCATGTCAGCCCAGTGTAGGGCCTCTAGATAGGGGGTTGTGTCTTCAATGTGGCCTGTTTGGTGATATTTGTTGGCAATGGAGGCTTCCCTTCTCGCTATCTGGAGGTCCGTTTCAGTCCAGCCGAAGTAAAGCTCCATTGGTAATACCGTGATTTGTTCCGCTATGCAAAAACGTTTCGACATTTGAAGAGTCGTTTTCACGCTTGCAGTGGGGAAGGTTCGTTTTAGTTCTCGAAAAAAGGGTTCAATAATATAGTAGTTTCCTATGTTACCAAACTCCATTCGACCCCAGTGCAAGCTACATTGGCCTGTGACTAGAATATTCATTGCAATGTGCCTTAGAGTTTGAGTTAGAAGATGCTTGCAGTTAATGGCATTTTCTCGATCAACGTCCGCGCAAATTCAACCTGACGCCAATGAAGCAATTCTTGTGGTGATTCTCTTAATATCTAATTCTGCGAGTTTTGGGTATATCGGTAGGCAGATTGATTGTTCCGACGCGTTGTGCGCAATGCGCCACTCGTTCCGGTCAATGCCTGGAACGTGTCGGTACATGGGGAATTCTGGAATCAAGGGGTAGAAATACCGTCTTCCGTGGATGCCATCGTCGCGTAGGCGGAAGTACAGTTGATCTCGGGTTAGCGGATAGTCGTTCTGGACGAAGATCGGAAAGTACGCGTGGTTATGCCGTTTGGCTGTCGATGGAGCGTGGCAATGGATGCCGTGAATGTCGGCCAGCTGTTTCCTGTAAAGGGAGTCGATGCGGGATCGATCCGCAATGGCCTGGTCAATATGATTGAGCTGTGCGAGCCCCACGGCCGCCTGGAATTCATTCATCTTGGCGTTGATTCCGGCGGCGACGACAGTGGTCTCGTTGGCGAATCCGAAGTTCTTGAGGTAGTCAATGCGTTGCTTGGTCCTGGCGTCAGGGCTAACGATGGCACCCCCTTCGAATGTATTAAAAACCTTGGTAGCGTGAAAACTCAGGATGGAAAGGTCGCCGTGGCGCAGAATGCTGCCACCCTCGTCTTCGACGCCAAAACAGTGGGCGGCGTCGTAGATCAGGCGTAGGCCGTATAGGTTGGCGATGTCCTGGAGACCGTCGACATCCGCCGGGTGTCCGTAAACATGCACAGGCAGGATGGCGCTGGTCTTGGGCGTGATGACCGCCTCTACCTGAGCCGGGTCGAGATTGAGCGTAACCGGATCGACATCGACGAACACGGGCGTCAGGTCGTTCCATAGCAACGCGTTGGCCGTTGCGACGAAACTGTACGGGGTCGTGATCACTTCGCCACTGAGCCGCAAGGCCTGCATCGCCGTTACCAGTGCCAGCGTTCCATTGGCGAATAGCGAGATATGCTCGACTCCAAGGTATTCGCACAGGGCGGCCTCGAGCTGTTCGTGGAACGGGCCCTTGTTAGTTAGCCTGTGCGTGCGCCAGATTTCCTCGAGATAGGGCATCACCTCCTCGAGCGGCGGGAGCTGTGGGCGGGTGACAAACAATGGCTCTTCTTTCTTCTTCATTTTTTGTCTGCACTTGCGTAGTTCAGTGCGGTTATCTGTTCCGATACCAGCCCGATCAGGAAGACGATTACCGCGGCACTGAAAAGCAGTAAGCTCATGTTGGTAAAACGTGCTTGTGTAAAAAAGGTGTATCCGTAATAGGCAAGGCCTGTACAGAAGAAAACAAGACTGGCAGGTAAAAAGAGTTTCAGTGGTGCATACAACGTCGCAATTTTGAAGATGATCACCAAAAACCTGAGCCCATCGCGAATCGGCCGAATATGGCTCTTGCCTTCCCTCTTTCGTGCGTCGATTGCGACGAAATCTACCGAATAGCCCGACCTCATGAACGCCATCGTAATCGTGGTGGGATACGAAAACCCATTCGGCAACAGGTATAGAAACTTCTTGAAGAGTTGGGCGCGGGCAACGCGGAAACCGGATGTCAGATCGGGAATAGTGTGCCCGGTGACGATCGACGCGACGATGTTGTAGGCGCCGTTGGCGGCCAGGCGGGCCGAGTTGGCGTGTGATTTGGCGCCAGCACGGGCGCCGACGACCATGTCATACCCGGCTTGCATGCGTTCGAGCAGGCGGGGGATGTCGGCCGGGTCGTGTTGGCCGTCGCCGTCGAGGAAAACCAGGATGTCGCCTTCCGCGCTGCGCGCGCCGCGTTTTATGGCCGCGCCGTTGCCCAGGGCGTGCGGGTGCTGGACGACTTTGGCGCCGGCTTCCCTGGCCAATTCGGCGGTACGGTCGGTCGAGCCGTCGTCGACAACGATGACCTCGGCCTCGGGCAGGTGCTGGCGCACGCCTTCGACCACCTGGCCGATGGCGCCCTCTTCGTCTTTGGCCGGGATGATGACCGAAATCATTTCGGGGTTATTGTTCATGGTCACTCGTGGTTCCTAGAGCCTCGCGTCGGTCGTTTCGGTCGGGAAGGCGCCCTTCACATCGTAGACGACGTGGCGCGGCCGGGCCAGTTGTCGGATGGCTTCGATGCCCTGGTTCTTGAAGCAGTCGTGGGCGACGGCGATGACGATGCCGTCGTAGTGGGCATCTTGCGGGTTTTCGACCAGCGCGACGCCGTGTTCGTGGCGGGCGTATTCGGCTTCCACCCAGGGATCGTGCAGGTCGACTTCGATGCCGTAGCTTTCGAGCTCGTCGGCAATGTCGACCACGCGGGTATTGCGGATGTCGGCGCAGTTTTCCTTGAAGGCCAGGCCCATGATCAGCACGCGGGCGTCGCGGGTATCGATGTCCTTGCGGATCATCTGCTTGACCAGCTCGCGCGCCACGTGGCGGCCCATGCCGTCGTTGATGCGGCGGCCGGCCAGGATGACCTCCGGGTGGTAGCCGACGGCTTCGGCGCGGTGGGTCAGGTAGTAGGGGTCAACGCCGA
It encodes the following:
- a CDS encoding pilin — its product is MNTMRKQSGFTLIELMIVIAIIAILMAIAVPAYQDYSIRTKVSEAVSVTGGAKLAVAETYQSLGRFATAQASYGWDFAASDYVASSTIAPSTGVITVTTQNTGASTDPVLTFTPETGAGRIDWDCAATAGEDKHIPAECR
- a CDS encoding UDP-N-acetylglucosamine 2-epimerase produces the protein MSVSPCQKPRIVAILGTRAQVIKMAPLLASFEHRHIPYRLLMTGQHQETIDELLDEFGITTPREALYEGREIKGIAQATFWLVRTAWRLWRRRASWAPSPRKHTVVLAHGDTFTTLLAAFVGRITGTTVAHVESGLRSFNWRHPFPEEITRLLVLGVADIAYCPGTWACRNINRRRVVIVDTQANTILDALRIALDRPHTARSDSDIPYAVVSVHRFENLYSRERMRVILDTVDRLAQRLNVVFVLHPTTKKRLSELNSLEDLQRNPNIELHSRMTYVPFMQLIAHSRLVITDGGSNQEELSYLGIPTLLMRMATERQEGLDSNVVLSRFDPECITRAVETVDTDPSRQTIKLPPQYPVDIIVDDLLTRLPESKLQGAQRGEG
- a CDS encoding flippase, giving the protein MRQWQGESLAAQLLRGGAGSLLARVSEVLLGLVVVVLLARLLGPAGYGVYAFVFALIAVVSVPVRLGLPSLVVRETVRGQRNGDWGAVRGVWCWANGVVLALSLFVALVGLLGVWAGWAKGETLREALPWGFALIPVMALGAIRSASLRGLRHTLAGVIPEQVLRPTLMVVLLAAVMILSDEGLSPDGAMALMFIVSLMAFLVGALLLRRYRPWPIQLAKPVYHHGAWLRSSWPMAFTEGAEQFMRHADVLMLGLMAATVDVGVYRLAAQGALIVSLALLALNTAAAPFVAKLYAQGDYVKLQRLVTRLAQAALVFALLICLGFILSGDWLLSTFFGEGYASALWPLLILGVGQVANAGFGATGMVLNMTGHEREVSRAVAVAAVVNIVLNLLLIPPLGVIGAAIATSMSLVFWNVWLWLVARWRLKIRCSAF
- a CDS encoding polysaccharide deacetylase family protein, with the protein product MDTELCLREGVEPLCEIAERHGVSLTFFVNPGRAIDRALLLRETLARMAVRGKSQRAPAFGSVKKLGLGETLYLLARNPRTLPVQAAMVRRIIDGGHEVGLHGGHNHATWQRHACQWSRHRVAAEVAWGKACLEEAAGWAVTSFASPGWTSPPCLADTLASQGFVVIADTRDERGVPEKLRTPSGDIASVPNTLAGEPGGAGYLESHKAAGLTDEAALEELDKTLVDRRPYLCLYDHPFYSGRHAAGLFERIVELVLERGYEVVTCAEAGHRLLANGRQS
- a CDS encoding sulfotransferase; the encoded protein is MANQLRFHAPVMILGAPRSGTSLLHRILRGQPGFVSTASESRPVWEPLTEPSKHGWTGERAPGDINSGDIDRLHRQLARLALPADTWRRADAHDIVTKQQNPILSRWVLRPGYRALVMARGLRWRSTLESRLVDKCVHSSLWPELLEIVFPDARYIHIVRDPADTMRSMVSGWLNPDRFFTWKLPQQLSIPDYPFTHWNFPLPPGWQYMRDRPLAEVVAFQWRAMQEGILGLESRTPDKRFLRIRLEDLNARPRETIEQIATFLELPWSEYLEAFARAVPIVNAEGKHQPPEKLAITVDEALPSIRSTARRLGYD
- a CDS encoding glycosyltransferase; the encoded protein is MAKNTIGAAMKGRTPTVSILCHTYNHEPFIGQALESMLIQKTDFPVEVIVHDDASTDGTAAAVRDLAIKHSGQIHPILQETNQFKRDMRPSRFTFPHANGEFIALCEGDDYWCCPYKLQRQVDALRRYPEVDLCVHSALRLSVRSGKQKRHFYYGPKERIVQPETIIARHNQFAPTASMLMRANAAQSLPDWFFNDPGLPVGDFFIEAILGRKGVLYLPDAMSVYRRDVPGSYTNSFRNSRGEALEERLKRMLYFVEKLRGMKGIPERALDQRLSYVRLNYALQFLSTGDRDRFIRTSRNVRLEGHSGLQAALSAMRRSRMAFEVGRRTFQVHRYFKD